One Engraulis encrasicolus isolate BLACKSEA-1 chromosome 5, IST_EnEncr_1.0, whole genome shotgun sequence DNA segment encodes these proteins:
- the LOC134448392 gene encoding meprin A subunit beta-like produces MRSERMDMLHILLITQCLWGALSVPLPNVIELENVLDITEINKGLDMSEGDIAEDDQRSSIVRDSQWDSSVPYELDAGLDMNAKGIILRAFEQFRLKTCIDFKPRKSESHYISVEKQNGCWSYVGKNGMKQTLSIGKDCDHISFVEHEFLHALGFLHEQSRYDREDYITINWKNVVPGMAYNFERYGEAISSTLGTPYDYWSIMHYGQDAFSDKTGPTIRTNDASFQDVIGQRLEMSFYDVEEVNRLYKCEESVSFLEHCSFEDEGMCGMSSCGWKRVSRADEGPHCDHTHLGTGKQGSFVHFSNLGEEPALLTSRRMMPRRSCNVQCLQFFYHHHGDETDQLNVWIREFDNVTDAGTRRLMGRISGSPVDYWQLHHVTLNASKTFQVEFEGLRGSGSSSGGFSVDDINLSETECPHHTWQIRNFSKALKNSAQTPFLYSPKYYSTDGYRFQIMLKMTKDHLGAFVRLVSGSNDDKLQWPCPWRQVTIEALDQNSHLQHRMSAQISMTTDPMQMGQNASIWGNPRHVGVLDESSEGDYVTDGWGYKLFMTHKEMRSREFLKGEDMFFLISMQDISSLAQGNALPCPNYAAADTHQESPDA; encoded by the exons ATGCGCTCAGAGAGAATGGACATGCTTCACATCCTCCTCATAACTCAGTGTTTGTGGGGTGCACTATCGGTG CCCTTGCCTAACGTAATTG AGCTCGAAAACGTCTTGGACATAACTGAAATCAACAAAG GTTTGGACATGAGTGAAGGGGATATTGCAGAA GATGACCAGAGGAGTTCCATTGTGAGAGACAGTCAGTGGGACTCGTCAGTGCCATATGAGCTAGATGCTGGTCTTG ATATGAATGCAAAGGGCATAATCCTGAGAGCTTTTGAACAATTCAGGCTGAAGACATGCATTGACTTCAAACCCAGAAAAAGTGAATCTCACTACATCTCAGTTGAGAAACAGAATGG GTGCTGGTCCTACGTTGGGAAAAATGGAATGAAGCAGACTCTGTCCATTGGCAAAGACTGTGACCATATTTCTTTTGTGGAGCACGAGTTTCTGCATGCTCTAGGCTTCTTGCATGAGCAATCTAGATACGACAGGGAAGATTACATCACCATCAACTGGAAAAATGTTGTTCCAG GCATGGCGTACAATTTTGAAAGATATGGCGAGGCGATCAGCAGCACCTTGGGCACGCCGTACGACTACTGGTCCATCATGCACTACGGCCAGGACGCTTTCAGCGACAAGACAGGGCCGACCATTCGCACCAATGACGCCAGTTTCCAAGATGTGATTGGCCAGCGCCTGGAGATGAGCTTTTATGATGTAGAGGAGGTCAACAGGCTGTACAAGTGCG AGGAGTCAGTGTCCTTCCTGGAGCACTGCAGCTTTGAGGATGAGGGCATGTGTGGCATGTCGTCCTGTGGATGGAAGAGAGTGAGCAGAGCTGATGAAGGTCCCCACTGTGACCACACGCACCTGGGCACTGGCAAGCAGG GTTCCTTCGTGCATTTCAGCAACCTGGGAGAAGAACCTGCTCTCTTGACCTCCAGGAGGATGATGCCCAGGAGAAGCTGCAATGTCCAGTGTCTCCAGTTCTTCTACCATCACCATGGAGATGAAACAGATCAGCTCAACGTCTGGATCAGGGAATTTGACAATGTCACTGATGCAGGGACACGAAGACTCATGGGACGGATCTCAG GATCCCCAGTTGATTACTGGCAGCTCCACCATGTTACCCTGAACGCCTCCAAGACCTTCCAGGTGGAGTTTGAGGGCCTCAGGGGATCAGGGTCTTCAAGCGGAGGCTTCTCTGTGGATGACATCAACCTCTCAGAGACCGAATGTCCCCATCACACATGGCAGATACGAAACTTCAGCAAGGCGCTTAAAAACAGCGCTCAAACCCCTTTCCTCTACAGTCCCAAATACTACTCCACTGATGGCTACAGGTTCCAAATTATGCTGAAGATGACAAAGGACCACTTAGGTGCCTTTGTCCGTCTAGTTTCTGGCTCCAATGACGACAAGCTGCAGTGGCCTTGTCCTTGGAGGCAGGTGACCATCGAGGCACTTGACCAGAACTCCCACCTCCAGCACCGCATGTCTGCTCAGATCAGCATGACCACAGACCCAATGCAGATGGGACAGAATG CATCTATCTGGGGGAACCCGCGTCATGTGGGAGTTTTGGACGAGAGCTCAGAGGGTGACTACGTTACAGATGGTTGGGGCTACAAGCTCTTCATGACCCATAAGGAGATGAGGTCCAGAGAGTTCCTGAAGGGAGAGGATATGTTCTTCCTCATATCAATGCAAG ACATCTCGTCGCTGGCTCAGGGGAACGCTCTTCCATGTCCCAACTATGCTGCTGCAGATACGCATCAAGAGTCACCAGATGCATAA